From Leishmania mexicana MHOM/GT/2001/U1103 complete genome, chromosome 10:
CCCATTCTCTTGCACAACGCAAGACACGCCCCGCGTGCTGTGGTGGGTCTCATGCGTTGACGTGTCTCCACTAACTCACTCACACACTCTCCCGTTAGTATTTTAAAAGACGCTCTAACTAATTatcgccaccgtcagccaCCGGTGCCGCAGCGATGGGCTCCCCCACCGATAGACGCATGCAGGACGACTTCAAGTCTGGCAGCCCTCGCGACCTGAAGCAGgacgcaacagcagcgacaccgcaACAAAAGCCGGCAACGAATGTCGGCCTCCAGAGCCCGGTTGACGAGAAGGCGCACTTTGTCCACCCCGAGGCGGCCTCACTCTTCGTCAAGTACCCATGGATACGCCGCGTCCCCATCTTCAACAAGGCAGCGGAAGGCTATGGCCCCAAGGTGGTCATCTCCCTCGGTATGTGCTACTTCCTCTGCAAGGGCGTCGCGGACCAGCTAATCAGCTACTCGCGGCAGCCCATGTTCATGTCCCGCTTCGGCATTGACGGAGAGCGGTATCAGCGGTTGGCGGGTATTTCGACCATGGGCTGGTCCATCAAGGCCCTCACCGCCATGCTCTGCGACGGCTTCGCCTTCCTCGGCTACACGAAGCGCTGGTACATGTTCATCTCCTGCCTGGGTGGTGCCGTTTTCGCCCTCCTCTACGGTCTTCTGCCCGCGAAacccgcctccgccgacaTTGCCGCCGCCTTTGTGTTTCTGTGCTCCTACGGCAAGGCCAACGTGGATATCCTGTCGGAGGGCCACTACAGTCGCCTGATGCGCCAGAACCCAAAGCCCGGCCCGGCGCTGGTGAGCTGGATCTGGGTATTCATCATGGTGGGCGCCATCGTGGCGGCCGCGATTCAGGGCCCCGTGTCCGACAAAGGACAGCAGCATGTGGGCGTCTTCGTgtccgccgcgctgcaggccATCACCTGTGTCTTCTACCTGTTCAACTGGTACGGGGAGAAGAAGAATCGCGTTGAGCGGGCGGccgatgcggcgctgctttACGAGGAGATTCAGAAGGAGCGCGTGGCACTTGGTCTGCTGCCGGCACAGGACAGCAGACACGTCAACAGCGAGGAAGACGATGTGGTCTCCCTAGTGAACGGCGCGCCGAGCGGTGCAGCTGTGGGGACAAAGAAAAACTTGCACCCGGAGAACCACTTGTCGGATGAGGAGAGCGTGCCGGAGTtacagcagctccagcgtgAGGCTCTCGAGGACGAGATACGCAGCGACGCCCTCGCCGtaggggaggaagaggacgaggagcttGCGGAGGAGTACCTGCCCTATGAAGTCCCGCATCCCGTCCCCTGCCTCTTCGGCCTCTTCGAGATGAACAAGGAGGTCATTATCCGCAACTGGAAGGTCTTCGTGTACAGCATCGTCATGACgttcgcggtggtggccatGACGTGCGGCTCCATTCTCGCGGACACACTGGGTTTACTCATCATATGCGTGGCCATCTCGAccatctgctgcgccacgtccTTCTGGGCCCTGCCGCTGGTGATTGCGAAGGCCAACGTCTTCGGATACCTCCAGATGACAGTGTACCTGCAGCTTCCCGGCGCGCTCGACAGCTTCTACTTGGCCAACGCGGAGTGCTTGCCTGATGGGCCGCACTTCTCGTACACCTTCTACAACACGGTGGCGGCCGTCATTGGGAACATTGGCGGTCTCGTTGGTGTAACAGCCTTCAACTACATCTTCTCGAAGCACAGCTACCGCCTCACGTTCTGCATCACGACTATCGTGCAGATCATTGCCTCCCTCTTCGACATCATCATGGTGAAGCGCTGGAACCTGCACATTGGCATCCCAGACCACGCCATGTACATCTGCGGTGATGCGATCGTGTATCAAGTGTGCTACATGCTGGCCTGGATGCCGATGATTGTGCTGCTGTCTCGCCTGTGCCCTCGTGGCT
This genomic window contains:
- a CDS encoding putative pteridine transporter ft5 yields the protein MQDDFKSGSPRDLKQDATAATPQQKPATNVGLQSPVDEKAHFVHPEAASLFVKYPWIRRVPIFNKAAEGYGPKVVISLGMCYFLCKGVADQLISYSRQPMFMSRFGIDGERYQRLAGISTMGWSIKALTAMLCDGFAFLGYTKRWYMFISCLGGAVFALLYGLLPAKPASADIAAAFVFLCSYGKANVDILSEGHYSRLMRQNPKPGPALVSWIWVFIMVGAIVAAAIQGPVSDKGQQHVGVFVSAALQAITCVFYLFNWYGEKKNRVERAADAALLYEEIQKERVALGLLPAQDSRHVNSEEDDVVSLVNGAPSGAAVGTKKNLHPENHLSDEESVPELQQLQREALEDEIRSDALAVGEEEDEELAEEYLPYEVPHPVPCLFGLFEMNKEVIIRNWKVFVYSIVMTFAVVAMTCGSILADTLGLLIICVAISTICCATSFWALPLVIAKANVFGYLQMTVYLQLPGALDSFYLANAECLPDGPHFSYTFYNTVAAVIGNIGGLVGVTAFNYIFSKHSYRLTFCITTIVQIIASLFDIIMVKRWNLHIGIPDHAMYICGDAIVYQVCYMLAWMPMIVLLSRLCPRGSESVVYALMAGFSNLGQTTSSSIGAIIMEYGWSITTTPPCDFSNVPWLLLVGHIMLPLLVIPLTLLIPKARICDDLDIDGKAIKSAVSHEVALDAAQPDDSEENTSSLEAAGVVTKDLQAEKKLV